Proteins encoded together in one Bos indicus isolate NIAB-ARS_2022 breed Sahiwal x Tharparkar chromosome 3, NIAB-ARS_B.indTharparkar_mat_pri_1.0, whole genome shotgun sequence window:
- the TMCO2 gene encoding transmembrane and coiled-coil domain-containing protein 2: MSSSSSIWDIIIDYLSLSSIWNYLQATLLGETSVPQQTNLGPLDNLAPAVQVILGISFLILLGVGMYALWKRSVQSIQKILLFAITLYKLYKKGSDFFQALLVNPEGSDLTLQDNNIFLSLGLQEKILKKLQTVENKVKDLEGMIISQKPTTKREYSSDHYCSCSDCQSPLPTSGFTSTSEM; this comes from the exons ATGTCATCTTCATCTTCTATCTGGGACATCATCATAGATTATCTCTCTTTGAGCTCGATATGGAATTATCTACAAGCAACTCTTCTGGGAGAGACTAGTGTGCCTCAGCAAACAAATTTGGGGCCACTAGATAACCTTGCTCCGGCTGTGCAAGTTATCCTGggaatttcctttttgattttgttGGGAGTGGGAATGTATGCCTTATGGAAACGAAGTGTTCAGTCAATTCAG aaaatactgtTGTTTGCAATCACACTCTACAAACTTTACAAGAAAGGCTCAGATTTTTTTCAGGCTTTGCTGGTCAACCCAGAAGGGAGTGATCTCACACTTCAAGACAATAATATTTTCCTGTCTTTGGGTCTGCAAGAGAAGATTCTGAAAAAGCTTCAGACAGTGGAAAACAAAGTGAAGGACTTGGAAGGGATGATCATTTCCCAAAAACCTACCACAAAGAGGGAGTACTCCTCTGACCACTACTGCAGCTGCTCTGACTGCCAGAGTCCCTTGCCTACATCAGGGTTTACATCCACATCTGAAATGTGA
- the RLF gene encoding zinc finger protein Rlf isoform X2 has translation MRIKHLLKSNCIPQATALSKLCAESKEISNVSSFQQAYITCLCSILPNEDAIKEIAKVDCKEILDIICNLESEGQDNTAFVLCTTYLTQQLQTASVYCSWELTLFWSKLQRRIDPSVDTFLERCRQFGVIAKTQQHLFCLIRVIQTEAQDAGLGVSILLCVRALQLRTSEDEEMKASVCKTIACLLPEDLEVRRACQLTEFLIEPSLDGFNMLEELYSQPDQKFDEENAPVPNSLRCELLLALKAHWPFDPEFWDWKTLKRHCHQLLGQEASDSDDDLSGYEMSINDTDVLESFLSDYEEGKEDKQYRRRDVTDQHKEKRDKKPIGSSERYQRWLQYKFFCLLCKRECIEARILHHSKMHMEDGIYTCPVCIKKFKRKEIFVPHVMEHVKMPPSRRDRSRKKLLLKGSQKGICPKSPSAALEQGQSLNEQAKGESHEYVTFSKLEDCHLQDRDLYPCPGTDCSRVFKQFKYLSVHLKAEHQNNDENAKHYLDMKNRREKCTYCRRHFMSAFHLREHEQVHCGPQPYMCVSIDCYARFGSVNELLNHKQKHDDLRYKCELNGCNIVFSDLGQLYHHEAQHFRDASYTCNFVGCKKFYYSKIEYQNHLSMHNVESSNGDVKKTVKLEPAAGEKQDCIDQPHLLDQTDKSRLPEDLLFCAGSASSQIETTENLKENSDSNSSDQLSHSSSASMNEELIDTLDHSETMQDILLSHEKVFVPSSLKEKCSNVAVCFDGTKFTCGFDGCGSTYKNARGMQKHLRKVHPYHFKPKKVKTKDLFPCLGNEHNPTTEKFDAEPKPSSDTNSDSPDEGLDHNIHTKCKREHQGYSSEASICASKRPCTEDTMLELLLRLKHLSLKNSITHGSFSGSLQGYPSSGAKSLQAVSATISDLNFQNQDENMPSQYLAQLAAKPFFCELQGCKYEFVTREALLMHYLKKHNYSKEKVLQLTMFQHRYSPFQCHICQRSFTRKTHLRIHYKNKHQIGSDRVTQKLLDNEKCDHEGPCSVDRLKVDCPSELGGDPSGNSEKPHCHSKKDECSSETDLESSCEETESKISDLSSPIGSHREEGEGREGRGSRRTVAKGNLCYILNKYHKPFHCIHKTCNSSFTNLKGLIRHYRTVHQYNKEQLCLEKDKARTKRELVKCKKIFACKYKECNKRFLCSKALAKHCSDSHNLDHIEEPKVLSEAESVARFSCNQPQCPAVFYTFSKLKHHLMEQHNIEGEIHSDYEIHCDLNGCGQIFTHRSNYSQHVYYRHKDYYDDLFRSQKVANERLLRSEKVCQTAHPQGHEHQTTRKSFNAKAKKCGLIKDKKAPISFKTRAEALHMCVEHSEHTQYPCMVQGCLSVVKLESSIVRHYKRTHQMSSAYLEQQMENLVMCVKYGTKIKEEPISEAEPYIKKEEDGSCESELIQHSHPPADTSMPVQTADPLHPGERDGGQKGCIESNPVFDADSLLYRGTLKCNHSSETTSLEQCNIVQPPPCKIENSIPNPDGTESGTYFTSFQLPLPRIKDSETGQQSSGQENTVKNSTHVPKENFRKHPQPRSFDLKTYKPMGFESSFLKFIQESEEKEDDFDDWEPSEHLTLSNSSQPCNDLTGSVMANNMVNDNDPEVDIPHSSSDSAIHENLTAIPPLIVAETTTVPSLENLRVVLDKALTDCGELALKQLHYLRPVVVLERSKFSTPILDLFPTKKTDELCVGSS, from the exons ATTGCAAAGGTCGACTGCAAGGAAATACTAGACATCATATGTAATCTGGAATCTGAGGGTCAGGATAACACAGCATTTGTTCTTTGTACGACTTACCTTACCCAGCAGCTCCAAACTGCAAGTGTATATTGTTCTTG ggaaTTGACTCTCTTTTGGAGTAAACTGCAAAGAAGAATCGACCCTTCTGTGGACACTTTTTTGGAGCGCTGTCGTCAGTTTGGTGTCATAGCTAAAACACAGCAGCATTTATTTTGCCTGATTAGAGTTATACAAACTGAA GCACAAGATGCTGGTCTTGGGGTGTCGATTTTACTGTGTGTCAGAGCTCTTCAACTCAGAACAAGTGAGGATGAAGAAATGAAGGCATCAGTTTGTAAAACAATTGCTTGTCTTTTGCCAGAAGATTTAGAAGTTAGACGAGCTTGTCAACTTACAGAATTTTTAATTGAACCCAGTTTGGATGGATTTAACATGTTGGAAGAACTGTATTCCCAACCAGATCAAAAATTTGATGAAGAAAATGCACCAGTTCCAAATTCTCTCCGATGTGAGCTTTTACTAGCTTTAAAAGCCCACTGGCCTTTTGATCCTGAATTTTGGGACTGGAAAACTTTAAAACGACACTGCCACCAACTTCTAGGACAAGAAGCCTCAGATTCTGATGATGATCTAAGTGGCTATGAAATGTCTATTAATGACACAGATGTTTTAGAGTCATTTCTCAGTGACTATGAGGAAGGTAAAGAAGATAAACAATATAGAAGAAGAGATGTGACAGATCAACATAAggagaaaagagacaagaaacCCATTGGTTCTTCTGAAAGATACCAGAGGTGGCTTCAGTataaatttttctgtttgttatgTAAGCGAGAATGTATAGAGGCCAGGATTCTTCATCATTCTAAGATGCATATGGAAGATGGAATTTACACCTGTCCGGTTTGTATTAAAaaattcaagagaaaagaaatatttgttccTCATGTGATGGAACATGTTAAAATGCCACCAAGCAGAAGGGACCGCTCTAGAAAGAAATTACTCTTGAAAGGCTCTCAAAAGGGAATCTGTCCCAAGAGCCCCTCTGCAGCCCTGGAGCAAGGTCAGTCACTGAATGAACAAGCCAAAGGAGAGTCACATGAATATGTCACATTCAGCAAATTAGAAGATTGCCACCTGCAAGACAGAGATTTGTACCCATGTCCTGGCACAGACTGTTCCCGTGTGTTTAAGCAGTTCAAATACTTAAGTGTGCATCTTAAAGCTGAACAccaaaataatgatgaaaatgcCAAGCACTACTTAGATATGAAAAATAGAAGAGAGAAGTGTACTTATTGTCGACGACATTTCATGTCTGCTTTTCACCTGCGAGAGCACGAACAAGTGCATTGTGGTCCTCAGCcttatatgtgtgtatctatagATTGCTATGCTAGGTTTGGATCAGTGAACGAACTACTTAACCATAAACAAAAACATGATGATCTGCGTTATAAATGTGAATTAAATGGCTGTAATATTGTTTTCAGTGACTTGGGACAGCTTTACCACCATGAAGCACAACACTTTAGGGATGCATCTTACACGTGCAACTTCGTTGGCTGCAAAAAGTTCTATTATTCCAAAATTGAATATCAGAATCACCTCTCAATGCATAATGTTGAAAGTTCAAATGGAGATGTGAAGAAAACAGTGAAACTTGAGCCGGCAGCAGGTGAAAAGCAGGATTGTATTGATCAGCCCCATCTGCTTGACCAAACTGATAAGTCACGTTTACCAGAGGATCTTCTCTTCTGTGCAGGATCAGCTAGTTCTCAGATAGAAACtacagaaaatctgaaagaaaacagTGACAGTAATTCTAGTGATCAGTTAAGTCATAGCTCTTCAGCTTCCATGAATGAAGAGTTAATTGACACACTGGATCACTCTGAAACCATGCAGGATATATTATTATCTCATGAAAAAGTTTTTGTGCCCTCCAGTTTAAAGGAGAAATGTTCCAATGTAGCAGTTTGTTTTGATGGGACTAAGTTTACCTGTGGTTTTGATGGCTGTGGTTCCACATACAAAAACGCGAGAGGCATGCAGAAGCACCTACGGAAGGTTCATCCATACCATTTCAAACCCAAAAAGGTAAAGACAAAGGATCTCTTTCCCTGTTTGGGTAATGAACACAATCCAACGACTGAAAAGTTTGATGCAGAACCTAAACCCAGCTCAGATACAAACAGTGACTCCCCAGATGAAGGTCTGGATCACAATATCCATACTAAATGTAAACGAGAACATCAAGGCTATTCCTCAGAAGCCTCCATCTGTGCCTCTAAGAGGCCCTGTACAGAGGATACCATGTTGGAACTTCTGTTACGCTTGAAACATTTAAGCTTGAAAAACTCAATAACCCATGGATCTTTCTCAGGGTCATTGCAGGGGTACCCATCCAGtggtgctaagtctcttcaagcAGTTTCAGCTACAATCTCAGATCTTAATTTTCAGAATCAAGATGAAAATATGCCAAGTCAGTACCTGGCGCAGTTGGCAGCCAAGCCTTTTTTCTGCGAGCTTCAAGGATGCAAATATGAATTTGTGACTAGAGAGGCTTTGTTAATGCATTATCTTAAAAAGCAtaattattcaaaagaaaaagtcCTTCAGTTAACCATGTTTCAACATCGGTATTCCCCGTTCCAGTGTCATATTTGCCAAAGGTCATTTACGCGAAAAACACACCTTAggattcattataaaaataaacatcaaattgGCAGCGACAGAGTAACTCAAAAACTATTAGATAATGAAAAATGTGATCATGAAGGCCCATGCTCAGTAGACAGGTTGAAAGTTGATTGTCCTTCAGAACTTGGAGGTGATCCCAGTGGTAACTCTGAGAAGCCACACTGTCATTCTAAAAAGGATGAGTGCAGTTCGGAAACAGATTTGGAGTCATCCTGTGAAGAAACGGAAAGCAAAATATCTGATCTCTCATCACCAATAGGCAGCCAtagagaagaaggagaaggaagagagggcagAGGTAGCAGGAGAACTGTTGCTAAAGGAAATCTCTGCTACATTTTGAATAAATACCACAAACCATTCCATTGTATTCATAAAACTTGCAACTCCTCCTTCACCAATCTCAAAGGCTTGATTCGCCATTACAGGACTGTACATCAATACAACAAAGAGCAGTTATGTTTAGAGAAAGACAAAGCGAGAACCAAAAGGGAACTTGTCAAATGTAAAAAGATATTTGCCTGCAAATATAAGGAATGTAACAAACGCTTCCTGTGTTCCAAAGCTCTTGCGAAGCACTGTAGTGACTCTCATAACCTAGATCACATTGAAGAGCCGAAAGTGCTTTCTGAAGCTGAGTCAGTGGCCAGATTTTCCTGTAACCAGCCTCAGTGCCCTGCTGTTTTTTATACATTCAGTAAGTTGAAGCACCACTTGATGGAACAGCATAACATTGAAGGAGAAATACATTCAGACTATGAAATTCATTGTGATCTTAATGGCTGTGGCCAGATTTTCACCCATCGCAGCAATTATTCTCAACATGTATATTACCGACATAAGGACTATTATGATGATCTGTTTAGAAGCCAGAAAGTAGCAAATGAAAGGTTACTACGGAGTGAAAAGGTGTGTCAAACAGCTCACCCTCAGGGGCACGAACATCAGACGACCAGGAAATCGTTTAATGCCAAGGCTAAAAAGTGTGGCTTAATCAAAGACAAAAAAGCTCCAATTAGTTTTAAAACGAGAGCTGAAGCCCTCCATATGTGTGTGGAGCATTCTGAGCACACACAGTACCCCTGCATGGTTCAAGGATGCTTGTCTGTGGTGAAGTTGGAGAGCAGCATAGTGAGGCATTACAAACGCACCCATCAGATGAGTAGTGCCTACCTAGAGCAACAGATGGAAAACCTTGTCATGTGTGTTAAGTACGGTACCAAAATTAAGGAGGAGCCCATTTCTGAAGCAGAGCCctatataaagaaagaagaagatgGGAGCTGTGAATCAGAGCTCATACAGCATAGCCATCCCCCAGCAGACACTAGCATGCCTGTGCAGACCGCTGACCCCCTTCATCCAGGCGAAAGGGATGGAGGCCAGAAAGGATGTATAGAGAGCAACCCAGTTTTTGATGCAGATTCTCTGCTCTACAGAGGAACTCTGAAATGTAACCATAGTTCAGAAACCACTTCTTTGGAACAATGTAATATAGTTCAGCCTCCTCCTTGTAAAATAGAAAATTCCATACCTAATCCTGATGGGACTGAAAGTGGGACTTATTTCACAAGTTTCCAGCTGCCTTTACCAAGGATCAAAGACTCAGAAACTGGGCAGCAAAGTTCAGGGCAAGAAAACACTGTAAAAAATTCAACCCATGTTCCAAAAGAGAATTTCAGGAAGCATCCACAGCCCAGGTCATTTGATTTGAAGACTTATAAACCAATGGGATTtgaatcttcatttctgaaatttattcaggaaagtgaagagaaagaagatgaTTTTGATGATTGGGAGCCTTCAGAGCACTTAACATTAAGTAATTCTTCACAACCGTGTAATGACTTAACAGGGAGTGTTATGGCAAACAATATGGTGAATGACAATGACCCTGAAGTTGACATACCTCATTCTTCCAGTGACTCTGCAATTCATGAGAACCTGACTGCAATCCCACCTTTAATAGTAGCTGAGACGACAACAGTTCCCTCCTTGGAAAACCTGAGGGTCGTATTGGACAAAGCATTAACAGACTGTGGAGAACTTGCCTTAAAACAGCTTCATTATCTTCGGCCAGTGGTTGTCCTTGAAAGATCTAAGTTTTCCACACCAATTTTAGACTTGTTTCCAACAAAAAAGACAGATGAGCTTTGTGTAGGAAGTTCCTAA